Proteins encoded within one genomic window of Rhododendron vialii isolate Sample 1 chromosome 1a, ASM3025357v1:
- the LOC131336116 gene encoding lysine-specific demethylase JMJ30 isoform X9: MSTASSAAPAPGTLSTPLLDAQGPNILHEISEQGGYAYVGMSTLAAAGDLRAAEAAREVAWEQLHSGPWHSVLPIWRDAYSMACLRVAGFSYAAGEFSEAIRVLDMGLIMGGLALRKDLESAIDKATAKATAVTVSDQGAEAKCRVVPREFNDAEVLPALPMNSLSSNIVSKRSALSMEEFLCDYFLSGCPVVISECMAHWPARTKWNDMDYLKRIAGYRTVPVEVGRNYLCSEWKQELITFSQFLERIQSNDCSPAGPTYLAQHPLFDQIEELRKDILIPDYCFTGGGELKSLNAWFGPAGTVTPLHHDPHHNILAQVVGRKYVRLYRATLSEELYPYNESMLKNSSQVDLDSMDVNKFPKVHDLEFMDCILEEGISMDNFDPTQVL, from the exons ATGTCCACCGCCTCATCCGCCGCCCCCGCCCCCGGCACCCTATCAACCCCGCTACTGGACGCACAAGGCCCAAATATCCTCCACGAGATCTCCGAACAAGGCGGCTACGCCTACGTCGGCATGTCAACCCTCGCCGCCGCCGGAGACCTCCGCGCGGCGGAGGCGGCTCGCGAGGTGGCGTGGGAGCAGCTCCACTCCGGCCCCTGGCACTCCGTGCTCCCAATCTGGAGGGACGCCTACTCGATGGCGTGCCTCCGCGTGGCCGGGTTCAGTTACGCCGCCGGCGAGTTTAGTGAGGCCATTAGGGTCCTGGACATGGGACTGATTATGGGAGGGTTGGCTCTGAGGAAGGATTTGGAGTCGGCGATCGACAAGGCGACGGCCAAGGCGACCGCGGTTACGGTTTCCGACCAAGGGGCGGAAGCAAAATGTCGGGTTGTTCCTCGAGAATTTAACGACGCGGAG GTGCTTCCGGCTTTGCCCATGAATTCACTGTCTTCTAACATTGTTAGCAAACGATCTGCTTTATCCATGGAGGAATTCCTGTGTGACTATTTCTTGTCAGGTTGTCCTGTTGTAATCAGTGAATGTATGGCTCATTGGCCAGCTAGGACAAAGTGGAATGACATGGATTACCTTAAAAGGATTGCTGGTTATCGCACTGTTCCAGTTGAG gttgggAGGAACTATTTATGCTCAGAGTGGAAACAAGAACTAATCACGTTTTCCCAGTTTCTTGAGAGGATCCAGTCTAATGACTGTAGTCCTGCTGGTCCAACATATTTAGCTCAGCATCCATTGTTTGATCAG ATAGAAGAGCTACGAAAGGACATACTTATACCTGATTACTGTTTTACTGGTGGCGGGGAGCTCAAATCACTTAATGCTTGGTTTGGTCCTGCTGGTACAGTAACACCATTGCACCACGATCCTCACCATAATATACTTGCTCAG GTTGTTGGCAGAAAATATGTAAGGCTTTACCGTGCTACACTGTCAGAGGAACTTTACCCATACAATGAATCCATGCTCAAAAATTCCAGCCAG GTTGATCTGGACAGCATGGATGTGAACAAGTTTCCAAAGGTGCATGACCTGGAATTCATGGACTGCATTTTAGAGGAAG GCATCTCGATGGACAACTTCGATCCTACACAGGTTCTTTAG
- the LOC131336116 gene encoding lysine-specific demethylase JMJ30 isoform X7, which produces MSTASSAAPAPGTLSTPLLDAQGPNILHEISEQGGYAYVGMSTLAAAGDLRAAEAAREVAWEQLHSGPWHSVLPIWRDAYSMACLRVAGFSYAAGEFSEAIRVLDMGLIMGGLALRKDLESAIDKATAKATAVTVSDQGAEAKCRVVPREFNDAEVLPALPMNSLSSNIVSKRSALSMEEFLCDYFLSGCPVVISECMAHWPARTKWNDMDYLKRIAGYRTVPVEVGRNYLCSEWKQELITFSQFLERIQSNDCSPAGPTYLAQHPLFDQIEELRKDILIPDYCFTGGGELKSLNAWFGPAGTVTPLHHDPHHNILAQVVGRKYVRLYRATLSEELYPYNESMLKNSSQVDLDSMDVNKFPKVHDLEFMDCILEEAFGGVTLEVQKGPDFFVNNLLVSLY; this is translated from the exons ATGTCCACCGCCTCATCCGCCGCCCCCGCCCCCGGCACCCTATCAACCCCGCTACTGGACGCACAAGGCCCAAATATCCTCCACGAGATCTCCGAACAAGGCGGCTACGCCTACGTCGGCATGTCAACCCTCGCCGCCGCCGGAGACCTCCGCGCGGCGGAGGCGGCTCGCGAGGTGGCGTGGGAGCAGCTCCACTCCGGCCCCTGGCACTCCGTGCTCCCAATCTGGAGGGACGCCTACTCGATGGCGTGCCTCCGCGTGGCCGGGTTCAGTTACGCCGCCGGCGAGTTTAGTGAGGCCATTAGGGTCCTGGACATGGGACTGATTATGGGAGGGTTGGCTCTGAGGAAGGATTTGGAGTCGGCGATCGACAAGGCGACGGCCAAGGCGACCGCGGTTACGGTTTCCGACCAAGGGGCGGAAGCAAAATGTCGGGTTGTTCCTCGAGAATTTAACGACGCGGAG GTGCTTCCGGCTTTGCCCATGAATTCACTGTCTTCTAACATTGTTAGCAAACGATCTGCTTTATCCATGGAGGAATTCCTGTGTGACTATTTCTTGTCAGGTTGTCCTGTTGTAATCAGTGAATGTATGGCTCATTGGCCAGCTAGGACAAAGTGGAATGACATGGATTACCTTAAAAGGATTGCTGGTTATCGCACTGTTCCAGTTGAG gttgggAGGAACTATTTATGCTCAGAGTGGAAACAAGAACTAATCACGTTTTCCCAGTTTCTTGAGAGGATCCAGTCTAATGACTGTAGTCCTGCTGGTCCAACATATTTAGCTCAGCATCCATTGTTTGATCAG ATAGAAGAGCTACGAAAGGACATACTTATACCTGATTACTGTTTTACTGGTGGCGGGGAGCTCAAATCACTTAATGCTTGGTTTGGTCCTGCTGGTACAGTAACACCATTGCACCACGATCCTCACCATAATATACTTGCTCAG GTTGTTGGCAGAAAATATGTAAGGCTTTACCGTGCTACACTGTCAGAGGAACTTTACCCATACAATGAATCCATGCTCAAAAATTCCAGCCAG GTTGATCTGGACAGCATGGATGTGAACAAGTTTCCAAAGGTGCATGACCTGGAATTCATGGACTGCATTTTAGAGGAAG CTTTTGGTGGAGTGACTCTGGAAGTTCAGAAGGGTCctgatttttttgttaacaaTCTTCTTGTTTCTCTCTATTAA